A region of Halosolutus amylolyticus DNA encodes the following proteins:
- a CDS encoding serine/threonine-protein kinase RIO2, producing the protein MVRNVAGLLPELETEDFYLLSGVEQGMRFSEWVQREKLPSFTGLTEEEVDYRLERCLKRGLIEKKTIQYEGYTLQFEGYDALALRALVERDTIGEFGSPLGVGKESDVYEVRSYKPLALKYHREGYTNFREVHKERDYASDKDHVSWMYTARKAAEREHDILEDLYPDVSVPQPIDQNRHAIVMEKMDGVELSRTKLEDEQILGVLDLLLSEIARAHEHGYVHADMSEYNVFVDEGGVTIFDWPQAVPTDHGNADEFLRRDLENVVGYFRRKYPQHVPEEVEIGDLAATIADEGFETVTDFV; encoded by the coding sequence ATGGTGCGAAACGTCGCCGGATTACTTCCGGAACTCGAGACGGAAGACTTCTATCTCCTCTCGGGTGTCGAACAGGGAATGCGCTTCTCCGAGTGGGTCCAGCGCGAGAAACTCCCCTCGTTTACCGGCCTGACCGAAGAGGAGGTCGACTACCGGCTCGAGCGCTGTCTCAAGCGGGGGTTGATCGAGAAGAAGACGATCCAGTACGAGGGGTACACCCTCCAGTTCGAGGGGTACGACGCGCTCGCACTGCGGGCGCTCGTCGAACGCGACACGATCGGCGAGTTCGGGTCGCCGCTGGGCGTCGGCAAGGAGAGCGACGTCTACGAGGTCCGATCGTACAAACCGCTGGCGCTGAAGTACCACCGCGAGGGGTACACGAACTTCCGCGAGGTCCACAAGGAACGCGACTACGCCTCCGACAAGGACCACGTCTCCTGGATGTACACGGCCCGCAAGGCCGCCGAACGGGAACACGACATTCTGGAGGACCTGTACCCGGACGTCTCGGTTCCCCAGCCGATCGACCAGAACCGGCACGCGATCGTGATGGAGAAGATGGACGGGGTGGAACTCTCCCGGACGAAACTCGAGGACGAGCAGATCCTGGGCGTGCTCGACCTGCTGCTGTCGGAAATCGCACGCGCGCACGAGCACGGGTACGTCCACGCGGACATGAGCGAGTACAACGTCTTCGTCGACGAGGGCGGCGTGACGATCTTCGACTGGCCCCAGGCCGTCCCGACGGACCACGGGAACGCCGACGAGTTCCTCCGTCGCGACCTGGAGAACGTCGTCGGCTACTTCCGGCGCAAGTACCCCCAGCACGTGCCGGAGGAGGTCGAGATCGGCGACCTCGCGGCGACGATCGCGGACGAGGGGTTCGAGACCGTTACCGACTTCGTCTGA
- a CDS encoding FAD-dependent oxidoreductase, which produces MSGKYDLVIVGGGISGASLLYTTATFTDVESIALIEKESEIAAINSHCTNNSQTLHFGDIETNYTLEKAEEVKEGAELLAGYLENYDADREMHDRRSKMVLGVGDEEVDKLERRYEDEGFGALFPKLRAIGRDEIADLEPKVVEGRDPDTEMLALQTPDGYVVDYGEVTKSLVDRAEEEAGVDVYTGTEVTDVTPTLDGYTIETSDGRFDCDVSVVAAGSHSLQMAKELGYGQDKVLLPVAGSFFLADDLLNGKVYTLQMKKLPFAAVHGDADVHDDSITRFGPTAKLVPTLERGRISTVGDFLDVFGLNGAAFLSYANILSDRVLLPYVLRNLVYDLPEVGPRQFLPHVQKVVPSVELEDIERAKGYGGVRPQIVDTKAKSLDMGEAKIVGDDIIFNITPSPGASTCLKNAMQDTHTLMDFFDGEYEFDEQAFRADTIDNFPRPDTPGDPIPADD; this is translated from the coding sequence ATGTCGGGCAAATACGACCTCGTTATCGTCGGTGGCGGTATCAGCGGCGCGTCGCTTCTGTACACGACCGCGACGTTCACCGACGTCGAATCCATCGCGTTGATCGAGAAAGAGTCGGAGATCGCTGCAATCAACTCACACTGCACGAACAACTCGCAGACGCTCCACTTCGGGGACATCGAGACCAACTACACGCTCGAGAAGGCCGAAGAGGTAAAGGAAGGGGCGGAACTCCTCGCGGGCTACCTGGAGAACTACGACGCCGACCGGGAGATGCACGACAGGCGGAGCAAGATGGTACTCGGCGTCGGCGACGAAGAGGTGGACAAACTCGAGCGTCGCTACGAGGACGAAGGGTTCGGGGCCCTCTTCCCGAAACTCCGGGCGATCGGCCGCGACGAAATCGCCGACCTCGAGCCGAAGGTCGTGGAAGGGCGCGACCCGGACACGGAGATGCTCGCGCTCCAGACGCCGGACGGCTACGTGGTCGACTACGGCGAGGTGACGAAATCGCTCGTCGATCGCGCCGAGGAGGAAGCCGGCGTGGACGTCTACACCGGGACGGAGGTCACGGACGTCACGCCGACGCTGGACGGCTACACGATCGAGACGAGCGACGGGCGCTTCGACTGTGACGTCTCCGTCGTCGCGGCCGGGTCCCACAGCCTCCAGATGGCGAAGGAACTCGGCTACGGGCAGGACAAGGTGTTGCTGCCGGTCGCCGGGAGCTTCTTCCTCGCCGACGACCTCCTGAACGGGAAGGTCTACACGCTCCAGATGAAGAAACTGCCCTTCGCCGCCGTCCACGGCGACGCGGACGTTCACGACGACAGTATCACGCGGTTCGGTCCGACCGCGAAACTCGTCCCGACGCTCGAACGGGGCCGCATCTCGACCGTCGGGGACTTCCTCGACGTGTTCGGACTCAACGGCGCGGCGTTTCTCAGCTACGCCAACATCCTCTCCGATCGGGTCCTCCTGCCGTACGTCCTCCGGAATCTCGTGTACGACCTCCCGGAGGTCGGCCCGCGACAGTTCCTCCCGCACGTCCAGAAGGTCGTCCCGAGCGTCGAACTCGAGGACATCGAACGCGCGAAGGGGTACGGCGGCGTCCGTCCACAGATCGTCGACACGAAGGCGAAGTCACTCGACATGGGCGAGGCGAAGATCGTCGGCGACGACATCATCTTCAACATCACCCCCTCGCCGGGCGCGTCGACCTGCCTCAAGAACGCCATGCAGGACACGCACACCCTGATGGACTTCTTCGACGGCGAGTACGAGTTCGACGAGCAGGCGTTCCGCGCGGACACCATTGACAACTTCCCCCGGCCGGACACCCCCGGCGATCCGATCCCCGCGGACGACTGA
- a CDS encoding lipoate--protein ligase family protein gives MTALADREWRLIRDDPREGALQMAIEEVAARTALEDGIRTVRVYDWDPSTLSLGYRQDADTVDWDYCDREGIDVTRRQTGGGGIYHDHRADISYSIVAPADEVPGDLMDCYALFCEPIIEAFERMGVDADFAAAEQDAIYHPSCYLRDIHPAHDVVAPAEEGANARKISGNAQYRQRDVVIQHGSISYDLEPAHHVGVFDTTVDESTFTNRVTSIREQAGIDREEAVETLADALSDWCDATESKWREDELAAARDLADRKFGADAWIRDREVLEASER, from the coding sequence ATGACGGCACTCGCCGATCGGGAGTGGCGGCTGATCCGGGACGACCCCCGCGAGGGAGCCCTGCAGATGGCCATCGAAGAGGTCGCCGCGCGGACGGCACTCGAGGACGGGATCCGTACCGTCCGGGTCTACGACTGGGACCCGAGCACCCTCTCACTGGGCTACCGCCAGGACGCCGATACGGTCGACTGGGACTACTGCGATCGCGAGGGGATCGACGTCACCCGCCGACAGACCGGCGGCGGCGGGATCTACCACGACCACCGTGCCGACATCTCCTACTCGATCGTCGCCCCCGCCGACGAGGTCCCGGGGGACCTGATGGACTGCTACGCGCTGTTTTGCGAGCCGATCATCGAGGCGTTCGAGCGGATGGGCGTCGACGCCGACTTCGCGGCGGCCGAACAGGACGCGATCTACCACCCCTCGTGCTACCTGCGGGACATCCATCCCGCACACGACGTCGTCGCGCCGGCGGAGGAGGGTGCGAACGCCCGGAAGATCAGCGGCAACGCCCAGTACCGCCAGCGCGACGTCGTGATCCAGCACGGCTCGATCAGTTACGACCTCGAACCGGCCCACCACGTCGGCGTCTTCGACACGACTGTCGACGAATCGACCTTTACGAACCGGGTGACGAGCATCCGCGAACAGGCCGGGATCGATCGCGAGGAGGCGGTCGAAACCCTCGCCGACGCGCTGTCCGACTGGTGCGACGCGACGGAATCGAAGTGGCGCGAGGACGAACTCGCGGCCGCCCGCGACCTGGCCGATCGGAAGTTCGGGGCCGACGCGTGGATCCGCGATCGGGAGGTGCTCGAAGCGAGCGAGCGGTGA
- a CDS encoding S8 family peptidase, protein MTDDETIDRRTRRTVLGGIGTGIAGSVALSGTGAALDLGDALDGHLAVGDTLVDDDLDLASETFQQVLVVFESNADVARLEALDVEVAIGFDVLPIGYAELPGSLIETVAGWDAVRYVSANYDLEYHNDDARGDTNADAVQAGEGLETGYTGENVHVALVDSGIDGLHPDLESNLAGNYRYVGVPEVQDEPLWWEDVGPVDTDTSGHGTHCAGSVGGTGDRSDGEYTGMAPDADLTMYSAGAGGLLLVFLVSAYDDLLRRQREGEHDIQVVSNSYGPVDDDRPFVPDDPANVATWHAHEAGILPVFSAGNSGPDHGTLNQYAKAPHVLGVAATDADEAVADFSSRGRPQDGSFDADNYDRETAYENLTRRYEGVPADEIAGPLGIYRNGVAAKGEDVMSTLNPADPLNVAEPDGERYYGLMSGTSMSCPVTAGCAALVYDAVVETRGETPAPMDVLVTIEATADETRRDSYTAEAVGAGYVDALAAVERAEADDLAGFDEVDLAPGSAES, encoded by the coding sequence ATGACAGACGACGAGACGATCGATCGACGGACGCGGCGGACAGTTCTCGGCGGAATCGGCACCGGCATCGCGGGCAGCGTCGCCCTCTCCGGTACGGGAGCGGCGCTCGACCTCGGCGACGCCCTCGACGGACACCTCGCCGTCGGCGACACCCTCGTCGACGACGACCTCGACCTCGCGAGCGAGACGTTCCAGCAGGTCCTCGTCGTCTTCGAGTCGAACGCCGACGTCGCCCGACTCGAGGCGCTCGACGTCGAGGTCGCGATCGGATTCGACGTCCTCCCGATCGGGTACGCCGAACTCCCGGGGTCGCTGATCGAGACGGTCGCGGGCTGGGACGCGGTCCGGTACGTCTCGGCGAACTACGACCTCGAGTATCACAACGACGACGCCCGCGGCGACACGAACGCCGACGCGGTGCAGGCGGGCGAGGGCCTCGAGACGGGCTACACCGGCGAGAACGTCCACGTGGCGCTCGTCGACTCGGGGATCGACGGCCTGCACCCCGATCTCGAGTCGAACCTCGCGGGGAACTACCGGTACGTCGGCGTCCCCGAAGTCCAGGACGAACCGCTCTGGTGGGAAGACGTCGGTCCCGTCGACACGGACACGAGCGGGCACGGCACCCACTGCGCCGGGAGCGTCGGCGGCACCGGCGATCGAAGCGACGGCGAATACACCGGGATGGCCCCTGACGCCGACCTGACGATGTATTCGGCGGGCGCGGGCGGACTCCTGCTTGTGTTTCTCGTCTCGGCGTACGACGACCTGCTTCGCCGCCAGCGCGAGGGAGAGCACGATATCCAGGTAGTCTCGAACTCCTACGGCCCGGTCGACGACGATCGGCCGTTCGTTCCCGACGACCCGGCCAACGTCGCGACCTGGCACGCCCACGAGGCCGGGATTCTCCCGGTCTTTTCGGCGGGTAACAGCGGGCCCGATCACGGAACGTTGAACCAGTACGCCAAAGCACCGCACGTCCTCGGCGTCGCCGCGACCGACGCCGACGAAGCCGTCGCGGACTTCTCCTCGCGCGGTCGGCCCCAGGACGGGTCCTTCGACGCGGACAATTACGATCGCGAGACGGCTTACGAGAACCTCACGAGACGCTACGAGGGCGTTCCCGCAGACGAGATTGCCGGCCCGCTGGGGATCTATCGCAACGGCGTCGCGGCGAAAGGCGAAGACGTGATGAGCACGCTCAACCCGGCAGACCCGCTGAACGTCGCCGAACCCGACGGCGAACGCTACTACGGGCTCATGTCGGGGACCAGCATGTCCTGTCCGGTCACCGCCGGGTGTGCCGCGCTGGTGTACGACGCCGTCGTCGAAACCCGGGGCGAGACGCCCGCGCCGATGGACGTCCTCGTGACGATCGAGGCGACCGCTGACGAGACGCGCCGCGACAGCTACACGGCCGAGGCGGTCGGTGCGGGCTACGTCGACGCGCTGGCCGCAGTCGAGCGCGCCGAGGCCGACGATCTCGCCGGGTTCGACGAGGTCGATCTCGCACCGGGTAGCGCCGAGTCCTGA
- a CDS encoding S8 family serine peptidase yields MSEKDDHRSQHDASLSRRSVLKAGTVAGTGLTLGGIGLGSAVAGSSDDERTIDPAFTNVRTREAQQAWDRGYRGRPDRTLALTDSGTDARHPDIGPWSGVTVSTEDGFEVDGNPFATTGAIGPNTTKLVGWHNDHDGYGGFEKPRDENGHGTHVASIMAGSGRASAIDPDRYRADDPHAVLLLGDTLTYEVSAEAGTGVFASAYGDAIELVIEGPDGQELATSAGASGTSEVSFENNIAETPTVHEAGEATYTVHVRAIEGELISTGRVRTIAVGAFEHPADTVGDRTADGDRSLHAGVAPNASLLALTDLSAPTADLAAHADEFVETFNLRAVNMSWGYVGGLPLGAAGETLDDVPGRIREMAEAGMLTVAAAGNDATPATGNGAPAVANEAISVVATGPYDGIAAYSSGGIGGIDESGEPYTKPDVTAPGGQVNVLDIAAENGVPEDEVRTDDGDAEAVDAALEPVRDLEDVSDDELTPDTEFDDEITGDAAYDLDLSSDVLDALPFDDGDAEAMRYGARREGMGGDGVRDYTGKAGTSMASPSVCGIAGLVAQAMEEDAPDPIALPDPAETGYDDVLRLKSTILATATETALTAAPYHRAKTPVYTHGGRDPYEGYGRANVGPAIDAVTCDLTDASVSDAVGLGVPDDERAIAGHVRVTDPGEVTATVAFSHYSGANTGATKGDPHVDLFLYDAQNPDGLTGEPTIVDSDAGIEGDAAVSTGVSVDDLEANGGERVFYVVAKLVNVPGLVTGFDCRTHLDLETAFDEVGLVAEGTRDDDASVFTGGQTNRTALDVAVRHPDDREVLVRDTVPEGWDVDETYGDVEATTPAFGGGTHVYFGLDDARSVYESLTHFAAAPDDVTESDRYTFGPIAVTTETDADGTLTDREWTTVSGTERTVTVVAEET; encoded by the coding sequence ATGAGCGAAAAGGACGATCACCGTTCGCAACACGACGCCTCGCTATCGCGTCGATCGGTACTGAAAGCCGGCACGGTCGCCGGCACCGGGCTAACGCTGGGTGGAATCGGATTGGGGAGCGCAGTTGCCGGTTCGTCGGACGACGAGCGCACTATCGATCCGGCGTTCACGAACGTTCGCACCCGTGAGGCACAGCAGGCGTGGGACCGTGGTTACCGGGGTCGACCCGATCGGACGCTCGCGCTCACCGACTCGGGGACGGACGCGCGCCACCCCGATATCGGTCCGTGGAGCGGGGTCACGGTCTCGACCGAGGACGGGTTCGAGGTCGACGGGAACCCGTTCGCCACCACAGGCGCGATCGGCCCGAACACGACGAAACTCGTCGGCTGGCACAACGACCACGACGGCTACGGCGGGTTCGAGAAGCCCCGCGACGAGAACGGCCACGGGACCCACGTCGCCTCGATCATGGCCGGGTCGGGCCGCGCCAGTGCGATCGATCCCGACCGCTACCGGGCGGACGACCCGCATGCGGTTCTCCTGCTCGGCGACACGCTCACCTACGAGGTGTCGGCCGAGGCCGGTACGGGCGTCTTCGCCAGCGCGTACGGCGACGCGATCGAACTCGTCATCGAGGGCCCGGACGGGCAGGAACTCGCGACGTCGGCCGGCGCGTCAGGAACGAGCGAGGTCTCCTTCGAGAACAATATCGCCGAAACGCCGACCGTCCACGAGGCCGGCGAGGCGACCTACACCGTCCACGTCCGGGCGATCGAGGGCGAACTGATCTCGACGGGGCGCGTCCGGACGATCGCCGTCGGCGCGTTCGAGCACCCCGCCGACACCGTCGGCGATCGAACCGCCGACGGCGATCGATCGTTGCACGCCGGCGTCGCGCCGAACGCGAGCCTCCTCGCGCTGACGGACCTCTCCGCGCCGACCGCCGACCTCGCGGCCCACGCCGACGAGTTCGTCGAGACGTTCAACCTCCGCGCGGTCAACATGTCCTGGGGATACGTCGGCGGTCTGCCGCTGGGCGCCGCGGGCGAGACCCTCGACGACGTCCCCGGACGGATCCGCGAGATGGCCGAGGCGGGGATGCTCACCGTCGCGGCCGCGGGCAACGACGCCACGCCCGCCACCGGCAACGGCGCGCCGGCGGTCGCGAACGAGGCCATCTCCGTCGTCGCGACGGGACCCTACGACGGTATTGCCGCCTACTCTTCGGGCGGCATCGGGGGCATCGACGAGTCCGGCGAGCCATACACGAAGCCAGACGTCACTGCACCCGGTGGCCAGGTCAACGTCCTCGACATCGCCGCCGAGAACGGGGTCCCCGAGGACGAGGTCCGCACCGACGACGGCGACGCGGAAGCCGTCGACGCTGCCCTCGAACCGGTCCGCGACCTCGAGGACGTTTCGGACGACGAACTCACGCCCGACACCGAATTCGACGACGAGATCACCGGCGACGCGGCGTACGACCTCGACCTCTCGAGCGACGTGCTGGACGCGCTCCCGTTCGACGACGGCGACGCCGAGGCGATGCGCTACGGTGCCCGGCGCGAGGGCATGGGCGGCGACGGCGTCCGCGACTACACCGGGAAAGCGGGCACCTCGATGGCCAGTCCGAGCGTCTGCGGCATCGCCGGCCTCGTCGCACAGGCGATGGAGGAGGACGCGCCGGACCCGATCGCCCTTCCCGACCCCGCCGAGACGGGGTACGACGACGTCCTCCGCCTGAAGAGCACCATCCTCGCCACCGCGACCGAAACCGCGCTGACGGCCGCCCCGTATCACCGCGCGAAGACGCCCGTCTACACCCACGGCGGTCGCGACCCCTACGAGGGCTACGGGCGCGCCAACGTCGGCCCCGCGATCGACGCCGTCACATGCGACCTCACCGATGCGTCGGTGTCCGACGCGGTCGGCCTCGGCGTCCCGGACGACGAGCGCGCAATCGCGGGCCACGTCCGCGTCACCGATCCCGGCGAGGTCACTGCAACGGTCGCGTTCAGTCACTACAGCGGGGCCAACACGGGCGCGACGAAGGGCGATCCGCACGTCGACCTCTTCCTGTACGACGCCCAGAACCCCGACGGGCTGACGGGAGAGCCAACGATCGTTGATAGCGACGCCGGCATCGAAGGCGACGCCGCGGTGTCGACCGGCGTGAGCGTCGACGACCTCGAGGCGAACGGCGGCGAGCGCGTCTTCTACGTCGTCGCGAAACTCGTGAACGTGCCCGGCCTCGTCACCGGGTTCGACTGCCGCACTCACCTCGACCTCGAGACGGCGTTCGACGAGGTCGGACTGGTCGCGGAAGGAACTCGCGACGACGACGCCAGCGTCTTTACCGGCGGGCAGACGAACCGCACAGCGCTCGACGTCGCGGTCCGCCATCCCGACGATCGCGAGGTCCTCGTCCGCGACACGGTTCCCGAGGGATGGGACGTCGACGAGACCTACGGTGACGTCGAGGCGACGACCCCGGCCTTCGGCGGTGGCACGCACGTCTACTTCGGCCTCGACGACGCCCGATCGGTCTACGAGAGCCTCACCCACTTCGCGGCGGCCCCGGACGACGTCACCGAGTCCGATCGCTACACGTTCGGCCCGATCGCCGTCACCACCGAGACCGACGCCGACGGCACCCTCACCGATCGGGAGTGGACGACGGTAAGCGGCACCGAGCGGACGGTGACCGTCGTCGCGGAGGAGACCTGA